From a region of the Myroides sp. JBRI-B21084 genome:
- a CDS encoding PA0069 family radical SAM protein — protein MKKDFTKGQGAVTNIHNKFFKNRYETSIYQDDYEDEIAKTQILEVFPKTIVNKIKGNNLPFVYSVNPYQGCEHGCAYCYARPTHQYWGFSAGIDFERVILVKKNASELLEQFFLKRGYKASTIQLSGNTDCYQPLERKLEITRKILQLCLDYRHPVSIITKNALILRDLDILKQLAAKKLVNICLSIPTINEELRRVLEPRTSSVKTKLKALQTLSANKIPAHVMVAPIIPGLNSMEILPILKTTSENGAHSFGYTLVGLNDEVEPVFKDWLETHYPDRKEKVLNQIASLHKGNLAEKNIAKRNAGNGNFADMIHKSFEIGRKKYFSQSKFPALATDLFDGTKGEQLRLF, from the coding sequence ATGAAAAAAGATTTTACAAAAGGTCAAGGTGCGGTAACCAATATTCATAATAAATTTTTTAAAAATAGATATGAAACTTCTATTTATCAAGATGATTATGAAGATGAAATTGCTAAAACTCAAATATTAGAAGTTTTCCCAAAAACAATAGTTAACAAAATAAAAGGCAACAACTTACCTTTTGTGTATTCAGTAAATCCGTATCAAGGCTGCGAACATGGTTGCGCGTATTGCTATGCCCGACCCACGCATCAATATTGGGGATTTAGCGCAGGTATAGATTTTGAACGAGTAATTTTGGTAAAGAAAAACGCATCCGAACTTTTAGAACAATTCTTTTTAAAACGTGGTTACAAAGCATCAACCATTCAATTATCAGGCAATACCGATTGTTACCAACCTTTAGAACGCAAATTAGAAATCACTCGGAAAATATTGCAACTTTGTTTAGATTATCGTCATCCTGTAAGTATTATTACAAAAAACGCCTTAATATTGCGCGATTTGGATATTTTAAAACAATTGGCTGCTAAAAAATTGGTAAATATATGCTTAAGTATTCCAACTATAAACGAGGAATTACGCAGGGTTTTAGAGCCCAGAACGTCATCGGTAAAAACAAAACTGAAGGCACTGCAAACTTTATCAGCAAACAAAATTCCCGCACACGTAATGGTTGCACCAATAATCCCTGGATTAAACAGTATGGAAATTCTTCCAATATTAAAAACCACTTCAGAAAACGGAGCACATTCCTTTGGCTACACGCTGGTTGGTTTGAACGATGAAGTGGAACCTGTTTTTAAAGATTGGTTGGAAACGCATTATCCTGACCGAAAAGAAAAGGTTTTAAATCAAATAGCATCGCTACACAAAGGAAATTTGGCAGAAAAAAATATAGCCAAACGAAATGCTGGCAACGGAAATTTTGCCGATATGATTCATAAATCGTTTGAAATTGGCAGAAAAAAATATTTCAGTCAATCAAAATTTCCTGCCTTAGCAACTGATTTATTTGATGGAACCAAAGGCGAACAATTGCGGTTGTTTTAA
- a CDS encoding T9SS-dependent choice-of-anchor J family protein yields MKKLLLSLTFICAMSFNGNAQIFSENFNSNTMPSGWTLNDADGDGKNWAVMQLKDSNGNPIPAFPTALLRSASWDATTQAPLTPNNWIFSPVINLSAYAGQTITLKWKASAVDADWDTEKYAVYVSNANTTTAMLASATKFSETLSGVNTLTQRTLDISAFAGQSSVYFAIRHYESTDQFTIEIDDIEIVSGTASNEQFFTENFNIYPNPVNDVLNITSKNNVAINTITITDLAGRVVKSEGNVSNINVSGLASGTYLIDITTDNGKASSKFIKK; encoded by the coding sequence ATGAAAAAATTATTACTTTCTTTAACATTCATTTGCGCAATGTCATTTAACGGAAATGCACAAATTTTCTCAGAGAATTTCAACTCTAACACAATGCCATCAGGCTGGACACTTAACGACGCTGATGGTGACGGTAAAAATTGGGCAGTAATGCAACTTAAAGACAGCAACGGCAACCCTATACCTGCATTTCCAACAGCTTTGTTACGTTCGGCATCGTGGGATGCAACAACTCAAGCTCCACTTACACCAAACAATTGGATTTTTTCTCCAGTTATAAATTTATCTGCATACGCAGGCCAAACCATTACATTAAAGTGGAAAGCTTCTGCGGTAGATGCTGATTGGGATACAGAAAAATACGCAGTATATGTTAGTAACGCTAATACAACAACGGCAATGTTAGCTTCTGCAACTAAGTTTTCAGAAACTTTGAGTGGCGTTAACACATTAACACAAAGAACCTTAGATATTTCTGCTTTTGCTGGACAGTCATCGGTATACTTTGCTATAAGACATTATGAATCTACTGACCAATTTACAATTGAGATTGACGATATTGAAATTGTTTCTGGAACTGCTTCAAACGAACAATTCTTTACAGAAAATTTCAACATATACCCTAATCCAGTAAACGATGTGTTAAACATTACATCTAAAAACAATGTAGCTATTAACACAATTACTATTACTGATTTAGCTGGTAGAGTGGTAAAATCAGAAGGTAATGTTTCAAACATCAACGTGTCTGGCTTAGCAAGTGGCACTTATTTAATTGATATTACTACAGATAACGGTAAAGCGTCGTCTAAATTCATTAAAAAATAA
- a CDS encoding tRNA1(Val) (adenine(37)-N6)-methyltransferase has protein sequence MFQFKQFTIQQDRCAMKVGTDGVLLGAWAPLINNPFNILDIGAGTGLIALMLAQRSNAQQIDAVEIDENAYEQCVENFEQSNWNDRLFCYHASIDELTEEFFEEEEEYDLIVSNPPFYAENYSSGNDKRDQARFQEALPFNELIESAQALLSDNGIFAVIIPHKEEENFIELAQSVGLFPLKITRVKGNPSSEIKRSLLAFSRFEQNPLIDELIIETARHAYTEAYIVLTKPFYLKM, from the coding sequence ATGTTCCAATTTAAACAATTTACCATTCAACAAGATCGTTGCGCCATGAAAGTTGGCACCGATGGTGTTTTATTAGGCGCTTGGGCACCACTTATTAACAATCCTTTTAATATATTAGATATTGGCGCAGGAACTGGCTTGATTGCTTTAATGCTTGCCCAACGAAGCAACGCCCAACAAATTGACGCAGTTGAAATTGATGAAAACGCATACGAACAATGTGTTGAAAATTTTGAACAAAGCAATTGGAACGATCGTTTGTTTTGCTACCACGCATCGATTGATGAATTAACTGAAGAATTTTTTGAAGAGGAAGAAGAGTACGATCTAATTGTATCAAATCCTCCTTTTTATGCAGAAAACTACTCATCTGGTAACGACAAAAGAGATCAAGCTCGTTTTCAAGAAGCTTTACCCTTTAACGAATTAATAGAGTCGGCACAAGCTTTACTTTCAGATAATGGAATATTTGCTGTTATTATTCCACATAAAGAAGAAGAAAATTTTATAGAATTAGCTCAATCAGTTGGTTTATTTCCTTTAAAAATAACTCGTGTTAAAGGAAACCCATCATCTGAAATTAAACGTAGCTTATTGGCTTTTTCACGTTTTGAACAAAACCCTTTAATTGACGAATTAATCATTGAAACAGCCCGCCATGCGTACACCGAGGCGTATATAGTCCTTACAAAACCCTTTTATTTAAAAATGTAA
- the rimM gene encoding ribosome maturation factor RimM (Essential for efficient processing of 16S rRNA) — protein MRKKDCFYLGKIAKKFSFKGEVLVYLDTDEPELYTELESMFVEINGHLVPFFIDKASLHKEKFLRTQFEDVDSEDAADDIVGKDVYLPLTMLPTLEGNKFYYHEVVGFDAIDQRLGNFGTILRISDNGVQALFEVQKDDAVILIPLIDEFIIEVNRTNKSILFNTPQGLIDLYL, from the coding sequence ATGCGTAAAAAAGATTGTTTTTATTTAGGAAAAATCGCAAAGAAATTTAGTTTCAAAGGCGAAGTTTTGGTTTATTTAGATACCGACGAGCCTGAATTGTACACAGAATTGGAATCAATGTTCGTTGAAATAAACGGACATTTGGTTCCTTTTTTCATTGATAAAGCATCGCTTCACAAAGAAAAATTTCTGCGCACACAATTTGAAGATGTAGACAGCGAAGATGCCGCAGATGATATTGTTGGCAAAGATGTTTACTTACCACTTACTATGCTTCCTACTTTAGAAGGAAATAAATTTTACTACCACGAAGTTGTTGGTTTTGATGCCATTGACCAACGTTTAGGCAATTTCGGCACTATTTTAAGAATTAGCGACAATGGCGTGCAAGCATTATTTGAAGTTCAAAAAGATGATGCCGTGATACTGATTCCTTTAATTGACGAATTTATTATTGAAGTAAATCGCACAAACAAATCAATCCTTTTTAATACACCTCAAGGTTTAATTGATTTGTATTTATAA
- a CDS encoding 30S ribosomal protein S16 — translation MSVKIRLQRHGKKGKPFYWVVAADARAKRDGKFLEKLGTYNPNTNPATIDLNVDAAAQWLFNGAQPTDTARAILSYKGALLKHHLNGGVRKGALTQEQADAKFAAWLDEKANKVNAKVTGLADNKAAAKAAALKAEQEVNAKRIAAAQEAKAAAEATTAEEATPEAEENTQETEA, via the coding sequence ATGTCTGTAAAAATTAGATTACAAAGACACGGTAAAAAAGGGAAACCTTTTTATTGGGTAGTAGCTGCTGATGCACGCGCAAAAAGAGATGGTAAATTCTTAGAAAAATTAGGAACTTACAACCCAAACACTAACCCTGCAACTATTGACTTAAATGTTGATGCTGCTGCACAATGGTTATTTAATGGTGCACAACCTACGGATACAGCTCGCGCTATTTTATCGTACAAAGGTGCTTTATTAAAACACCATTTAAACGGTGGTGTTCGCAAAGGTGCTTTAACGCAAGAGCAAGCTGACGCTAAATTTGCTGCTTGGTTAGACGAGAAAGCAAACAAAGTAAACGCTAAAGTTACTGGTTTAGCAGATAACAAAGCTGCTGCTAAAGCTGCTGCTTTAAAAGCTGAACAAGAAGTAAACGCTAAACGTATTGCTGCTGCACAAGAAGCTAAAGCTGCTGCTGAAGCTACAACTGCAGAAGAAGCTACACCTGAAGCAGAAGAAAATACACAAGAAACAGAAGCTTAA
- a CDS encoding DUF6252 family protein yields MKKYFLLALLAVSFVSCEEELSVNEPTMEAMNGYNFWRASSFVANVTDGDLVIVGANGSENVTLYIDNYLSGTEYPLGVSNYNVATYSKTVNDKMYLYSTSSSTGKGYIKLDPEEKQVPGTISGTFMAEMVPTDPNMVLSEAPVVNFNKGVFFRIPIKYAQTTPTE; encoded by the coding sequence ATGAAAAAATATTTTTTACTAGCATTATTGGCAGTTTCATTCGTGTCTTGCGAAGAAGAACTAAGTGTTAACGAGCCTACCATGGAAGCTATGAACGGTTATAATTTTTGGCGTGCGTCAAGTTTTGTTGCTAACGTTACCGATGGCGATTTAGTAATAGTTGGTGCTAACGGATCTGAAAATGTAACTTTGTATATTGATAATTATCTTTCGGGTACAGAATATCCTTTAGGTGTTTCTAATTATAACGTTGCAACTTATTCTAAAACTGTTAACGATAAAATGTATTTATATAGTACATCTTCTTCAACTGGTAAAGGGTATATAAAGTTAGATCCAGAAGAAAAACAAGTGCCTGGTACTATTTCTGGTACGTTTATGGCCGAAATGGTTCCAACCGATCCAAATATGGTTCTTTCAGAAGCTCCTGTAGTTAATTTTAATAAAGGAGTGTTTTTTAGAATTCCTATTAAATATGCACAAACAACTCCTACAGAATAA
- the dnaE gene encoding DNA polymerase III subunit alpha gives MYIIFDTETTGLPKNWNAPITDVDNWPRCIQIAWQLHDGMGNVIECDDYLIKPNGFDIPYDSERIHGISTLLATQKGVDLNVVLHKFNTALAKANFVVGQNVGFDLNIMGAEFHRAEIPTNLNKMHVLDTCTEVTAELLKLPGGRGGKFKLPTLTELHQYLFGEPFGEAHNATADVEATTRCFFELIRKNVFTESELKQPAGYLQQFKEVNPNPFKLIGLQHINLKQASEDIRLQLEASGVIKGAEKQKISTEVKAAFQEAVFAHLHNHTQFSVLQSTIDIGAMIKKTASENMSAIAMTDHGNMMGAFKFVSAILDHNKTVKKANEAAIENGEEPILSEIKPIVGCEFFVCENLTDKSKKDNGYQIVLLAKNKKGYHNLAKLASIASIEGFYYVPRIDKQALLKYKDDIIVLSGNLYGEVPNKILNLGEKQAEEALLWWKEHFKEDFYLEIMRHNQEDEDRVNKTLIAFAQKHSIKLVATNNTYYLEKTDANAHDILLCVKDGEKQATPIGRGRGYRYGLPNQEYYYKTQAEMKKLFADLPDAIINIQEIVDKIEVYSLYRDILLPKFDIPAEFINPEDEKDGGKRGENAYLRFLTYEGAKRRYKEIDQTITERLDFELKTVENSGYPGYFLIVQDFIAAARQMGVSVGPGRGSAAGSAVAYCLGITNLDPIKYDLLFERFLNPDRVSMPDIDIDFDDEGRGRVMDYVINKYGANQVAQIITYGKMATKSAIKDAARVLDLPLYESERIAKMVPTMMPSKWNLRRFLSEPEDEIKKVLRSEEFDAVKELISVANQNDLLSETIQQAKIIEGSMRNTGIHACGVIITPDDITNFVPVQTAKDSELYVTQFDNSVAESAGLLKMDFLGLKTLTLIKDTIAIIKQRTGLEIDPEEIPIDDAKTYELFQRGETVGVFQYESPGMQKYMRDLKPNVFGDLIAMNALYRPGPLEYIPSFVKRKNGEEPITYDLDACEEYLKETYGITVYQEQVMLLSQKLADFTKGEADVLRKAMGKKQKDVLDKMKPKFVEQAAAKGHDPKTLEKIWKDWEAFASYAFNKSHSTCYAWVAYQTAYLKAHYPAEYMAAVLSNNMNDIKSVTFFMEECRRMGLDVLGPDVNESHYKFAVNENYQIRFGMGAIKGVGEGAVNTIIEHRKNGSYKSIFDLAKRIDLRAANKKAFENLALAGGFDCFTDTHRAQYFYTEGDGVTFLEKAMKYGAKFQENENSAQVSLFGESSEVQIPEPVIPNCDEWTTMEKLAKEKDVVGIYISGHPLDDFKFELKYFCNVNLEQIKNLEPLVGRTVSFGGMIANVQFKTSSKGKDWAIFTIEGYDESIEMRMFNEDYLKYRHFLLNNTFVYFKVYIKEGWIKKDTNERSEPRLQFVELKLLNEVIPAYAKKIIIQIDVKELKEMQVEKIRMLLDQNPGNKSVVFEVFELEEIQNRIQTEEIAKLLPDNTEEEAVDSVEEKPAEILLHEVQYVKKNLLEMPSKSKRIEISAELLEELERLQVMFRLN, from the coding sequence ATGTATATAATTTTTGATACTGAAACTACCGGTTTACCTAAAAATTGGAATGCACCTATAACTGATGTTGACAATTGGCCTAGATGTATACAAATTGCTTGGCAATTACACGATGGAATGGGTAATGTAATTGAATGCGACGATTATTTAATTAAACCCAATGGTTTTGATATACCTTATGATTCAGAGCGAATTCACGGAATTTCTACATTGTTAGCAACACAAAAAGGAGTTGATTTAAACGTTGTTCTTCATAAATTTAATACAGCGTTGGCTAAAGCAAATTTTGTAGTTGGCCAAAACGTAGGTTTCGATTTAAATATAATGGGTGCCGAATTCCATCGTGCCGAAATTCCTACAAACTTAAATAAAATGCATGTTTTAGATACATGTACCGAAGTTACAGCAGAATTACTTAAACTACCTGGTGGGCGTGGGGGTAAATTTAAATTGCCCACTTTAACAGAATTGCATCAATATTTATTTGGCGAACCTTTTGGCGAAGCACATAATGCAACTGCCGATGTTGAAGCTACAACAAGATGTTTTTTTGAATTGATACGAAAAAATGTATTTACCGAAAGCGAATTAAAACAACCAGCCGGATATTTACAACAATTTAAAGAGGTTAACCCAAACCCATTTAAGTTAATTGGTTTACAACATATAAATCTAAAGCAGGCATCCGAAGATATTCGTTTGCAGTTAGAAGCTTCAGGGGTTATAAAAGGCGCTGAAAAACAAAAAATATCTACCGAAGTAAAAGCAGCATTTCAAGAGGCTGTTTTTGCACATTTGCACAATCATACTCAATTTTCGGTATTGCAATCTACCATTGATATTGGTGCAATGATTAAAAAAACGGCAAGCGAAAACATGTCGGCAATTGCTATGACCGATCACGGCAATATGATGGGAGCTTTTAAATTTGTAAGTGCAATTTTAGATCATAATAAAACAGTAAAAAAAGCAAACGAAGCAGCTATTGAAAATGGCGAAGAACCTATATTATCAGAAATAAAACCAATTGTTGGATGTGAGTTTTTTGTTTGTGAAAATTTAACCGATAAAAGTAAAAAAGACAACGGTTATCAAATCGTTTTACTTGCAAAAAATAAAAAAGGATATCACAATTTAGCTAAGTTAGCATCTATCGCATCAATCGAAGGGTTTTATTACGTTCCAAGAATTGATAAACAAGCGTTACTAAAGTATAAAGATGATATAATTGTGCTTTCTGGTAACTTGTACGGTGAAGTGCCAAATAAAATTTTAAACTTAGGTGAAAAGCAAGCCGAAGAAGCTTTACTTTGGTGGAAAGAGCATTTTAAAGAAGATTTTTACCTTGAAATCATGCGTCATAATCAAGAGGATGAAGACCGTGTAAATAAAACTTTAATTGCTTTTGCACAAAAGCACAGTATAAAATTAGTAGCCACTAACAATACCTATTATTTAGAAAAAACCGATGCCAACGCACACGATATTTTGTTATGTGTAAAAGATGGCGAAAAACAAGCTACTCCAATTGGTCGTGGTCGTGGGTATCGTTATGGTTTACCAAATCAAGAATATTACTACAAAACGCAGGCAGAAATGAAAAAGCTTTTTGCCGATTTACCTGATGCAATTATTAATATTCAAGAAATTGTTGATAAAATTGAAGTGTATTCCCTTTACCGAGATATTTTATTACCCAAATTTGATATTCCTGCAGAATTTATCAACCCTGAAGATGAAAAAGATGGAGGGAAACGCGGAGAAAATGCCTATTTGCGCTTTTTAACTTATGAGGGTGCTAAACGCCGATATAAGGAAATTGACCAAACCATAACCGAACGCTTAGATTTTGAACTAAAAACAGTTGAAAATTCAGGTTACCCAGGTTATTTTTTAATTGTGCAAGATTTTATTGCAGCAGCTAGGCAAATGGGTGTTTCTGTTGGTCCTGGGCGTGGTTCAGCAGCTGGTTCGGCGGTGGCATATTGTTTAGGAATTACCAATTTAGATCCTATAAAATACGACTTGCTTTTTGAACGTTTTTTAAATCCAGATCGTGTTTCAATGCCCGATATTGATATTGATTTTGACGATGAAGGTCGTGGTCGGGTTATGGATTACGTTATAAATAAATACGGTGCAAATCAAGTTGCTCAAATTATTACATACGGAAAAATGGCAACAAAATCGGCCATTAAAGATGCTGCTAGAGTGTTGGATTTACCTTTGTATGAATCGGAACGTATAGCCAAAATGGTGCCTACTATGATGCCAAGTAAGTGGAATTTACGTAGGTTTTTATCAGAACCTGAAGACGAAATTAAAAAAGTTTTACGTTCTGAAGAGTTTGATGCGGTTAAAGAATTAATAAGCGTTGCAAACCAAAACGATTTACTTTCTGAAACCATTCAGCAAGCAAAAATTATCGAAGGTTCTATGCGCAACACAGGTATTCACGCTTGTGGGGTTATTATTACACCTGATGATATTACCAACTTTGTACCTGTGCAAACGGCCAAAGATTCAGAATTATACGTTACACAATTTGACAACTCTGTTGCCGAAAGCGCCGGTTTGCTAAAAATGGACTTCCTTGGTTTAAAAACGCTTACCTTAATTAAAGATACTATTGCTATTATAAAGCAACGAACAGGATTAGAAATCGATCCGGAAGAAATTCCTATAGACGATGCTAAAACCTATGAATTGTTTCAACGTGGTGAAACTGTAGGGGTTTTTCAATACGAATCGCCTGGAATGCAAAAATACATGCGCGATTTAAAACCAAACGTTTTTGGCGATTTAATTGCCATGAATGCATTGTATCGCCCAGGGCCGTTAGAATATATACCTTCTTTTGTAAAACGTAAAAATGGTGAAGAACCAATTACATACGATTTAGATGCATGCGAAGAATATTTAAAAGAAACTTATGGAATTACAGTTTATCAAGAACAAGTAATGCTTCTGTCGCAAAAATTAGCCGATTTCACCAAAGGTGAAGCTGATGTTTTGCGTAAAGCAATGGGTAAAAAGCAAAAAGATGTGCTTGATAAAATGAAACCTAAATTTGTAGAACAAGCTGCTGCAAAAGGTCACGATCCTAAAACATTAGAAAAAATTTGGAAAGATTGGGAAGCCTTTGCAAGTTACGCGTTTAATAAATCACACTCAACTTGTTATGCATGGGTAGCGTATCAAACCGCTTATCTAAAGGCTCATTACCCTGCAGAGTACATGGCTGCGGTGCTATCAAACAACATGAACGATATTAAATCGGTTACTTTTTTTATGGAAGAATGCCGCCGTATGGGCTTAGATGTTCTTGGGCCCGATGTAAATGAATCACATTACAAATTTGCGGTAAACGAAAATTACCAAATACGTTTTGGTATGGGAGCTATAAAAGGAGTAGGTGAAGGAGCTGTAAATACCATTATAGAACATCGTAAAAACGGTAGTTATAAGTCGATTTTTGATTTAGCAAAGCGAATTGATTTAAGAGCAGCAAATAAAAAAGCATTTGAAAATTTAGCTTTAGCAGGTGGTTTTGACTGTTTTACTGATACCCACCGTGCCCAGTATTTTTATACCGAAGGCGATGGAGTTACCTTTTTAGAAAAAGCGATGAAATACGGGGCTAAATTTCAAGAAAACGAAAACTCTGCTCAAGTAAGTTTGTTTGGCGAAAGCAGCGAGGTGCAAATTCCAGAACCAGTGATTCCAAATTGTGACGAATGGACAACTATGGAAAAACTTGCTAAAGAAAAAGATGTAGTTGGAATTTATATATCAGGCCATCCGTTAGACGATTTTAAGTTTGAACTTAAATATTTTTGCAATGTAAATTTAGAGCAAATTAAAAATTTAGAACCTTTAGTGGGTAGAACTGTAAGTTTTGGCGGTATGATTGCCAATGTGCAATTTAAAACATCATCTAAAGGCAAAGATTGGGCTATTTTTACTATTGAAGGTTACGATGAAAGTATTGAAATGCGCATGTTTAATGAAGATTATCTTAAATACCGCCATTTTTTATTAAACAATACTTTTGTATATTTTAAAGTGTATATTAAAGAAGGCTGGATTAAAAAAGATACCAACGAACGATCGGAACCAAGATTGCAATTTGTAGAACTAAAACTTTTAAACGAAGTGATACCTGCTTATGCAAAAAAAATCATCATTCAAATTGACGTGAAAGAACTAAAAGAAATGCAGGTAGAAAAAATTAGAATGTTGTTAGATCAAAACCCAGGAAACAAATCGGTAGTTTTTGAGGTTTTTGAACTAGAAGAAATTCAAAACAGAATTCAAACCGAAGAAATAGCTAAACTTTTACCCGATAACACCGAAGAAGAAGCGGTAGATAGTGTAGAAGAAAAGCCAGCCGAAATTTTGTTGCACGAAGTACAGTACGTTAAGAAAAACCTTTTAGAAATGCCAAGTAAAAGCAAGCGAATTGAAATTTCGGCCGAATTGTTAGAAGAACTAGAGCGTTTGCAAGTAATGTTTCGTTTAAATTAA
- the trxA gene encoding thioredoxin, with protein MALEITDATFDEVVLKSDKPVVVDFWAEWCGPCKMLGPTIEELAGDYNGKVVVGKVDVDANQDFASQFGVRNIPTVLIFQNGEVVGRQVGVAPKQTYVDAISKLL; from the coding sequence ATGGCTTTAGAAATAACAGATGCTACATTTGACGAAGTAGTATTAAAATCAGACAAACCAGTAGTAGTAGATTTTTGGGCAGAATGGTGTGGTCCTTGTAAAATGTTAGGTCCAACTATTGAAGAATTAGCTGGCGATTACAACGGTAAAGTAGTAGTAGGCAAGGTAGATGTAGACGCAAATCAAGATTTTGCATCGCAGTTCGGTGTACGTAACATACCAACAGTTTTAATTTTTCAAAACGGAGAAGTGGTAGGTCGCCAAGTAGGTGTAGCACCAAAACAAACATATGTAGATGCTATAAGCAAGCTTTTATAA